One window from the genome of Thalassospira xiamenensis M-5 = DSM 17429 encodes:
- a CDS encoding HU family DNA-binding protein yields MNKNDLVGSVAAKADLSKADAAKAVDAVFDSITESLKGGDEVRLVGFGTFAVAARAASKGRNPRTGEEIDIPASKQPKFKAGKGLKDAVN; encoded by the coding sequence GTGAATAAAAACGATCTCGTTGGAAGTGTAGCTGCTAAAGCCGATCTGTCCAAAGCAGACGCTGCTAAAGCCGTTGACGCTGTTTTCGATTCCATTACCGAATCTCTCAAAGGCGGTGACGAAGTTCGTCTCGTCGGTTTCGGTACCTTCGCTGTCGCTGCTCGCGCTGCTTCAAAAGGTCGCAACCCGCGCACCGGTGAAGAAATCGACATTCCGGCATCGAAACAGCCTAAATTCAAGGCTGGCAAGGGTCTTAAGGACGCCGTCAACTAA